One genomic window of Bradyrhizobium sp. CCGE-LA001 includes the following:
- a CDS encoding class I adenylate-forming enzyme family protein, giving the protein MNQPAVSPTLDTLFQRTLTRQPHAPALLDPLNKARVTGHQPRRMTYAEADTAIEALSAHFVESGLPANSVIAIQLPNTVEFVLTVLAAHRAGLVVAVLPLLWRHAELTAALNRTAARAIVTTSTVDGVSYADLAMHAAAEAFSIRHVCGFGRDLPEGMASLDDVLACPPGATRAVIQDGRKAAMISFDVTAEGFRPVPRPHFSLIAGGLAMSLEADVKQGATVMAAFAPMSFAGLASSLAVWLLSGGTLALHHPFESEVLEQQITEHECDVLIAPAQLALRLGDADLAARMPTLRNVIGLWRAPEQVAASDAWIAPHAPLTDVYLFGEAGLFGARRGEDGMPVAVMPGPHGAPREQSGSSIAGEILLTPKGTLGLRGPMAPIAAYAPPQPIGEALIAQPPRDCVDTGYAARIDRPSGAICITAPPSGIMAVGGYRFLSNDLQEWARRLGQGALLTALPDRLSGHRLAGRAQDNARAREALSELGLNPLMVEAFRDRSGPA; this is encoded by the coding sequence GTGAACCAGCCAGCCGTATCGCCGACGCTCGACACGCTGTTTCAGCGCACGCTGACCCGGCAGCCGCACGCGCCGGCTCTGCTCGATCCGCTCAACAAGGCGCGCGTGACCGGGCACCAGCCACGGCGCATGACTTATGCCGAGGCGGATACGGCCATCGAGGCGCTGTCGGCGCATTTCGTCGAATCGGGCCTGCCGGCCAATTCTGTCATCGCGATCCAGCTGCCCAATACGGTCGAGTTCGTGCTGACCGTGCTCGCCGCCCATCGCGCCGGCCTCGTCGTCGCCGTGCTGCCGCTGCTGTGGCGGCATGCGGAACTGACCGCCGCGCTCAACCGCACCGCCGCGCGCGCCATCGTCACCACGAGCACGGTCGACGGCGTCAGCTATGCCGATCTTGCCATGCATGCGGCCGCCGAGGCCTTCTCGATCCGTCACGTCTGCGGCTTCGGCAGAGATCTGCCGGAGGGCATGGCATCGCTCGACGACGTGCTGGCGTGCCCGCCCGGGGCCACGCGCGCCGTGATCCAGGACGGCCGCAAGGCGGCGATGATCTCCTTCGACGTCACGGCCGAAGGTTTTCGTCCGGTGCCGCGGCCGCATTTCAGCCTGATCGCGGGTGGCCTGGCGATGTCGCTGGAAGCCGACGTCAAGCAGGGCGCGACCGTGATGGCCGCGTTCGCGCCGATGTCGTTCGCGGGGCTGGCCTCCTCGCTCGCGGTGTGGCTGCTCTCGGGCGGCACGCTGGCGCTGCATCATCCGTTCGAGAGCGAGGTGCTGGAGCAGCAGATCACCGAGCACGAATGCGACGTGCTGATCGCACCCGCGCAGCTCGCACTGCGGCTCGGCGATGCCGACCTCGCCGCCCGGATGCCGACCTTGCGCAACGTCATCGGGCTGTGGCGTGCGCCCGAGCAGGTCGCCGCAAGCGATGCCTGGATCGCCCCGCACGCGCCGCTGACCGACGTCTATCTGTTCGGTGAGGCTGGCCTGTTCGGCGCCCGCCGCGGCGAGGACGGCATGCCGGTTGCGGTGATGCCGGGGCCGCACGGCGCGCCGCGCGAGCAGTCCGGGTCCTCGATCGCCGGCGAGATCCTGCTGACGCCGAAGGGCACGCTTGGCCTGCGCGGGCCGATGGCGCCGATCGCGGCCTACGCGCCGCCGCAGCCGATCGGCGAGGCCCTGATCGCGCAGCCGCCGCGCGACTGTGTCGACACCGGCTATGCCGCCCGGATCGATCGTCCGAGCGGGGCGATCTGCATCACTGCGCCGCCTTCCGGCATCATGGCCGTCGGCGGCTATCGCTTCCTGTCCAACGATCTCCAGGAATGGGCTCGCCGGCTCGGCCAGGGTGCGCTGCTCACCGCCCTGCCCGACCGCCTCTCCGGCCACCGGCTGGCGGGACGGGCCCAGGACAATGCCCGCGCCCGCGAAGCGCTGAGCGAGCTTGGGCTTAACCCCCTGATGGTCGAGGCCTTTCGCGACCGCTCCGGCCCTGCCTGA
- the mfd gene encoding transcription-repair coupling factor: MKQGMKSPAELLTPGRALTLANVAEGAEGLVVSDLARAIAARPKKPAVSLAVVCRDGSRMQSLERALRFFAPDLPVLTFPAWDCQPYDRVSPHGGILAQRLTTLARLASLTGSDKPLIVLTTVNAVVQRVPARELVAAQALSVAPGNVVPMDTVVAWLEHNGYNRSSTVREPGEYAVRGGILDLFPAGLEQPVRFDFFGDSLESIRSFDAETQRTLLDMRSLDLVPVSEFQLVTDTIRRFRMGYVAEFGAPERDDALYEAVSEGRRHPGMEHWLPLFQDRMDTLFDYLQGAVVAIEPQAEDAVRERFKQILDYYQARREAMEHPGGGAIYKPLPPDRLYLTEEEWGRRLGDIPLARLTPFSVPTDGTSVVDAGARKGRDFAPERNDTTVNVFESVVAHVMGLQAQRKKVVIALWTEGSRDRMTSMLRDHKLAHTTSVNSWRTVQATPRNETMLAVLGLESGFETDEIALISEQDILGDRLVRPRKASRKLDNFISEVTSLTAGDIVVHVDHGIGRFIGLQTLDVAGAPHDCLELHYAAETKLFLPVENIELLSRYGSDQTTVELDRLGGSGWQTRKAKLKNRIREIAGELIKIAAARHLHEAPKLPVQQGLYDEFCARFPYDETEDQLGAIESTLKDLELGRPMDRLICGDVGFGKTEVALRAAFAVALEGKQVAVVVPTTLLARQHAKTFTERFKGFPVNVAQASRLIATKELNQVKKGIADGSVDIVVGTHALLGKAIKFRDLGLVIVDEEQHFGVTHKERLKALRSEVHVLTLSATPIPRTLQLALTGVRELSIIASPPVDRLAVRTFVAPHDPLMIREALLRERYRGGQAFYVVPRIDDLAEVKDFLDKNVPEMKVAVAHGQMPPAVIEDIMTAFYDGKFDILLSTTIVESGLDIPNANTLIVHRADMFGLAQLYQLRGRVGRSKLRAYALFTLPAQQKITAQAERRLMVLQSLETLGAGFQLASHDLDIRGAGNLLGEEQSGHIKEVGFELYQSMLEEAIVNLKAGVSEPAADRWSPQITIGMPVLIPEDYVSDLSVRLSLYRRLADLDTEEEIENFGAEMRDRFGVLPDEVRYLFKVAAIKAFCRRANVEKIDAGPKGAVIVFRDNSFAYPDRLVTFIRSHGQAAKVRPDMKVVFLQDWETPEERLAGTTEIMRQLAQLAESKKAA, translated from the coding sequence ATGAAGCAGGGCATGAAATCTCCGGCCGAGCTGCTGACGCCCGGCCGTGCGCTGACGCTTGCCAATGTCGCCGAGGGCGCAGAGGGCCTCGTCGTCTCCGATCTCGCCCGCGCCATCGCGGCGCGGCCGAAGAAGCCCGCGGTCAGTCTTGCCGTGGTCTGCCGCGATGGTTCGCGGATGCAATCGCTCGAACGCGCCTTGCGCTTCTTCGCGCCCGATCTGCCGGTGCTGACCTTCCCGGCGTGGGATTGCCAGCCCTATGACCGCGTCTCGCCGCATGGCGGCATCCTGGCCCAGCGCCTGACCACGCTGGCGCGGCTGGCCTCGCTCACCGGCAGCGACAAGCCGCTGATCGTGCTGACCACGGTGAATGCCGTGGTGCAACGCGTGCCCGCGCGCGAGCTCGTCGCGGCGCAGGCGCTGTCGGTCGCGCCGGGCAATGTGGTGCCGATGGACACCGTTGTCGCCTGGCTCGAGCACAACGGCTACAACCGCTCCTCGACTGTGCGCGAGCCCGGCGAATACGCGGTGCGCGGCGGCATTTTGGATCTGTTTCCGGCCGGCCTCGAGCAGCCCGTGCGGTTCGACTTCTTCGGCGACAGCCTGGAATCGATCCGCTCGTTCGACGCGGAGACGCAGCGCACGCTGCTCGACATGCGCTCGCTCGATCTCGTGCCGGTCTCCGAATTCCAATTGGTGACCGACACCATCCGCCGTTTCCGCATGGGCTATGTCGCCGAGTTCGGCGCGCCCGAGCGCGACGATGCGCTGTACGAGGCTGTCAGCGAAGGCCGCCGCCATCCCGGCATGGAGCACTGGTTGCCGCTGTTCCAGGACCGAATGGACACGCTGTTCGACTATCTGCAAGGCGCAGTGGTCGCGATCGAGCCGCAGGCCGAGGACGCCGTGCGCGAGCGCTTCAAGCAGATCCTCGACTATTACCAGGCGCGCCGCGAGGCGATGGAGCATCCCGGTGGCGGCGCGATCTACAAGCCGCTGCCGCCCGATCGGCTTTATCTGACCGAGGAGGAGTGGGGCAGGCGCCTCGGCGATATCCCGCTGGCGCGGCTGACGCCGTTCTCGGTGCCGACCGATGGCACCAGCGTCGTCGATGCCGGTGCGCGCAAGGGCCGCGACTTTGCGCCGGAGCGCAACGACACCACGGTCAACGTGTTCGAATCCGTCGTTGCACATGTGATGGGCCTGCAGGCCCAGCGCAAGAAAGTCGTGATCGCGCTGTGGACCGAAGGCTCGCGCGACCGCATGACTTCGATGCTGCGCGACCACAAGCTGGCCCACACCACCAGCGTCAACAGCTGGCGGACGGTGCAGGCGACGCCCCGCAACGAGACCATGCTCGCCGTGCTCGGCCTCGAAAGCGGCTTCGAGACCGACGAGATCGCGCTCATCAGCGAGCAGGACATTCTCGGCGACCGCCTCGTGCGGCCGCGCAAGGCCAGCCGCAAGCTCGACAATTTCATCTCGGAGGTGACGAGCCTTACGGCCGGCGACATCGTCGTCCACGTCGATCACGGTATCGGCCGCTTCATCGGCCTGCAAACGCTCGACGTCGCCGGCGCACCGCATGACTGCCTCGAGCTGCATTACGCCGCCGAGACGAAGCTGTTCCTGCCCGTCGAGAACATCGAGCTGCTGTCCCGCTACGGTTCCGACCAGACCACGGTGGAGCTCGATCGTCTCGGCGGCAGCGGCTGGCAGACCCGCAAGGCGAAGCTGAAGAACCGCATCCGCGAGATCGCGGGCGAGCTGATCAAGATCGCTGCCGCGCGCCATTTGCACGAGGCACCCAAGCTGCCGGTGCAGCAAGGCCTCTATGACGAGTTCTGCGCACGTTTCCCCTATGACGAGACCGAGGATCAGTTAGGGGCCATCGAATCCACCCTGAAAGACCTCGAGCTCGGCCGTCCGATGGACCGCCTGATCTGCGGCGACGTCGGCTTCGGCAAGACCGAGGTTGCTCTCCGCGCGGCTTTTGCCGTTGCGCTCGAAGGCAAGCAGGTTGCGGTCGTGGTGCCGACCACGCTGCTCGCGCGCCAGCACGCGAAAACCTTCACCGAGCGCTTCAAGGGATTTCCGGTGAATGTGGCCCAGGCCTCGCGGCTGATCGCGACCAAGGAGCTGAACCAGGTCAAGAAGGGCATCGCCGACGGCTCGGTCGATATCGTCGTCGGCACCCACGCGCTGCTCGGCAAGGCCATCAAATTCCGTGATCTCGGCCTCGTCATCGTCGACGAGGAGCAACATTTCGGCGTCACCCACAAGGAGCGGTTGAAGGCGCTACGCTCCGAGGTGCACGTGCTGACGCTGTCGGCGACGCCGATCCCGCGCACGCTGCAATTGGCGCTGACCGGCGTGCGCGAGCTCTCGATCATCGCCTCGCCGCCGGTCGACCGCCTCGCGGTGCGCACCTTCGTCGCCCCGCATGATCCCCTAATGATCCGCGAGGCGCTCTTGCGCGAGCGCTATCGCGGTGGCCAGGCGTTCTACGTGGTGCCGCGCATCGACGACCTCGCCGAGGTCAAGGACTTCCTCGACAAGAACGTGCCGGAGATGAAGGTCGCGGTCGCGCACGGGCAGATGCCGCCTGCGGTGATCGAGGACATCATGACGGCGTTCTACGACGGCAAGTTCGACATCCTGCTGTCGACCACAATTGTCGAGTCCGGCCTCGACATCCCCAACGCCAACACGCTGATCGTGCACCGTGCCGACATGTTCGGCCTCGCGCAGCTCTATCAGCTCCGCGGCCGCGTCGGCCGCTCCAAGCTGCGCGCCTATGCGCTGTTCACGCTGCCGGCGCAGCAGAAGATCACGGCGCAGGCCGAGCGCCGGCTCATGGTGCTGCAATCGCTGGAGACGCTGGGCGCCGGCTTCCAGCTCGCCTCGCACGACCTCGACATCCGCGGCGCCGGCAATCTGCTCGGCGAGGAGCAGTCCGGCCACATCAAGGAAGTCGGCTTCGAGCTCTATCAATCGATGCTGGAGGAGGCGATCGTCAACCTCAAGGCTGGCGTGTCCGAGCCCGCCGCCGACCGCTGGTCGCCGCAGATCACTATCGGCATGCCGGTGCTCATCCCCGAGGATTACGTCAGCGACCTCTCGGTGCGGCTGTCGCTGTACCGGCGCCTCGCCGATCTCGACACCGAGGAGGAGATCGAGAACTTTGGCGCCGAGATGCGCGACCGGTTCGGCGTGCTGCCCGACGAGGTGCGCTATCTCTTCAAGGTCGCCGCGATCAAGGCGTTCTGCCGCCGGGCCAATGTCGAGAAGATCGACGCCGGCCCGAAGGGCGCCGTCATCGTCTTCCGCGACAATTCCTTCGCCTATCCCGATCGCCTCGTGACTTTCATCCGCAGCCACGGCCAGGCTGCCAAGGTGCGGCCCGACATGAAGGTGGTGTTCCTGCAGGACTGGGAAACGCCGGAAGAGCGGCTCGCGGGCACGACCGAGATCATGCGTCAGCTGGCGCAGCTCGCCGAGAGCAAGAAGGCGGCGTAG
- a CDS encoding FAD assembly factor SdhE: MTGTTRSSSGLDDRRKRLLFRCWHRGTREMDLILGRFADAEIGNLSDVELGELERLLEVNDPDLYAAITGDKVLPADVTGALFARIKAFPIAERDA; encoded by the coding sequence ATGACGGGAACGACACGATCGAGCAGCGGGCTGGACGACCGCCGCAAGCGGCTTCTGTTCCGCTGCTGGCACCGCGGCACGCGCGAGATGGACCTGATCCTCGGCCGCTTCGCCGATGCCGAGATCGGCAATCTGTCGGATGTCGAGCTCGGCGAGCTCGAACGCCTGCTCGAGGTCAACGATCCCGATCTCTATGCCGCCATCACGGGCGACAAGGTGCTGCCGGCCGACGTCACCGGCGCGCTGTTCGCGCGCATCAAGGCGTTCCCGATCGCGGAACGCGACGCATGA
- the recG gene encoding ATP-dependent DNA helicase RecG: protein MRPSLLNPLFAPVTSLSGVGPKQDKLLRYLLSRSETPRLVDLLLHLPSQVIDRRARPKIRDAVQGTMVTLEVTVDRHRPPPPRNARAPYLVYASDDTGDVVLTFFRAKPGYVEKLLPVGEKRYVSGTLQMYDGIPQIVHPDRVLDEEAIAKVSGIDPIYPLTEGLALGSLRRAIAQALQKLPALPEWISPEVMRRCSFPPVAEALNRVHLPVELTDILPDQPFWSRLAFDELLAGQLALGLIRAQLRRPAGVRNAGDGHLRNKIIDALPYALTPSQRSAAAAIADDLKQPVRMLRLLQGDVGSGKTVVALLAAAAVAEVGKQAALMAPTEILARQHIKTIAPLAERAGMRVAILTGREKGKERRELIPRLEAGEIDLLVGTHALIQDDVIFKDLALAIVDEQHRFGVRERLALTSKGEAVDVLVLSATPIPRTLVLTYFGDMDISELREKPAGRQPIDTRAVAMSRLSEVMDGVGRALEAGKLVYWICPLVEESEAEGTEHLTNATKRFESLQKRFGERVGLVHGQMKGTEKDRVMGQFAAHEIGLLVATTVVEVGVDVPAATIMVIENAERFGLAQLHQLRGRIGRGSEASTCILLYAEPLGEMSKARLKVIRETTDGFRIAEEDLKLRGEGDVLGVRQSGLPGYRIARPEVHGQLIAQARDEALRILKDDPKLKGERGEALRCLLYLYERDEAIPLIGAG, encoded by the coding sequence ATGCGCCCCAGCCTGCTCAATCCGCTGTTTGCTCCCGTGACCAGCCTGTCCGGCGTCGGTCCGAAGCAGGACAAGCTGCTGCGATACCTGCTCAGCCGGAGCGAGACGCCGCGGCTGGTCGATTTGCTGCTGCATCTGCCGAGCCAGGTCATCGACCGCCGGGCCCGGCCGAAGATCCGCGACGCGGTGCAGGGAACCATGGTGACGCTCGAGGTCACCGTCGATCGCCACCGCCCGCCCCCGCCGCGCAACGCGCGCGCGCCATATCTCGTCTACGCCAGCGACGATACCGGCGACGTCGTCCTGACATTCTTCCGCGCCAAGCCGGGCTATGTCGAGAAGCTGCTGCCGGTCGGCGAGAAGCGTTACGTCTCGGGCACGCTGCAGATGTATGACGGCATCCCCCAGATCGTGCATCCCGATCGCGTGCTCGACGAGGAGGCGATAGCAAAGGTCTCCGGCATCGACCCCATCTATCCGCTCACCGAAGGGCTCGCGCTGGGATCGCTGCGGCGAGCGATCGCGCAGGCGCTGCAGAAGCTGCCGGCCCTGCCGGAATGGATCAGTCCAGAGGTGATGCGCCGCTGTAGTTTTCCGCCGGTCGCGGAGGCGCTCAATCGCGTGCACCTGCCGGTCGAGCTCACGGACATCCTGCCGGACCAGCCGTTCTGGTCTCGCCTCGCCTTCGACGAGCTTCTGGCCGGCCAGCTCGCGCTGGGGCTGATCCGCGCGCAGTTGCGCCGCCCCGCCGGCGTTCGCAACGCCGGCGACGGACATCTGCGCAACAAGATCATCGACGCCCTGCCCTATGCGCTCACGCCGTCCCAACGCAGCGCTGCCGCAGCCATTGCCGACGATCTGAAACAGCCGGTGCGCATGCTCCGCCTGCTCCAGGGCGACGTCGGCTCCGGCAAGACCGTCGTGGCGCTGCTGGCGGCCGCGGCGGTCGCCGAGGTCGGCAAGCAGGCTGCGCTAATGGCGCCGACTGAGATTTTGGCGCGCCAGCACATCAAGACCATTGCCCCGCTCGCCGAGCGCGCCGGTATGCGCGTTGCGATCCTCACCGGCCGCGAAAAAGGCAAGGAGCGACGCGAGCTCATCCCGCGGCTCGAAGCCGGCGAGATCGACTTGCTCGTCGGTACCCATGCGCTGATCCAGGACGACGTGATCTTCAAGGATCTCGCGCTCGCGATCGTCGATGAGCAGCACCGTTTCGGCGTGCGCGAGCGCCTCGCGCTGACCTCGAAGGGCGAGGCCGTCGACGTTCTGGTGCTCAGCGCAACCCCAATCCCGCGCACGCTGGTGCTGACCTATTTCGGCGACATGGATATCTCCGAGCTGCGCGAGAAGCCCGCCGGCCGGCAACCGATCGACACCCGCGCCGTCGCCATGAGCCGGCTCAGCGAGGTGATGGACGGCGTCGGCCGTGCGCTCGAAGCCGGCAAGCTGGTCTACTGGATCTGCCCGCTGGTGGAAGAATCCGAGGCTGAGGGCACCGAGCATCTCACCAACGCGACCAAACGTTTCGAGAGCCTGCAAAAGCGTTTCGGCGAGCGCGTCGGTCTTGTCCACGGCCAGATGAAGGGCACCGAGAAGGACCGCGTGATGGGGCAGTTCGCCGCCCACGAGATCGGCCTGCTGGTCGCGACCACCGTCGTCGAGGTCGGCGTCGACGTGCCCGCCGCCACCATCATGGTGATCGAGAATGCCGAGCGCTTCGGGCTTGCCCAGCTGCACCAGCTGCGCGGCCGCATCGGGCGCGGCTCGGAGGCCTCGACCTGCATCCTGCTCTACGCCGAGCCGCTCGGCGAGATGTCGAAGGCGCGCCTGAAGGTGATCCGCGAGACCACCGACGGCTTCCGCATCGCCGAGGAAGACCTGAAGCTGCGCGGCGAAGGCGATGTGTTGGGGGTACGTCAGAGCGGCCTGCCCGGCTATCGCATCGCGCGCCCGGAGGTCCACGGCCAGCTGATCGCGCAGGCCCGTGACGAGGCCCTGCGCATTCTGAAGGACGATCCGAAGCTGAAGGGCGAACGTGGCGAAGCGCTGCGCTGCCTGCTGTATTTGTACGAGCGGGACGAGGCAATTCCGCTGATCGGTGCGGGTTAG
- the panE gene encoding 2-dehydropantoate 2-reductase has protein sequence MRVLIVGAGALGGYYGACLVRAGGDVTFLVRPVRAEQLRRDGLQVVSPHGDFAVQPKLLLARDLKEPFDVVLVGVKAYSLDDAMDQFAPAVGAHTMVLPILNGLKHIDALTARFGAARVLGGLANVSAGLDADGRVVQFMANQTVVLGEIEGMLSERALALETLLQVPGIDVRASETIMHDMWEKFVQLSTVAGITCLMRASIGDILAVPNGEQFIFRLFAECCAVATVSGFEPRAPFIEFDRKLFTTQGSPLKASMLRDIERGSITEAEHILGDMANRALTLGIDTSLLDLARAHVAAYEIGRRRAEG, from the coding sequence ATGAGAGTCTTGATCGTCGGCGCGGGCGCTCTCGGCGGTTATTACGGAGCCTGTCTGGTTCGCGCGGGCGGTGACGTGACCTTTCTGGTGCGTCCCGTGCGGGCGGAGCAATTGCGACGGGACGGATTGCAGGTCGTGAGCCCGCACGGCGACTTTGCCGTGCAGCCGAAGCTTCTTCTGGCGCGCGATCTCAAGGAGCCGTTCGACGTCGTGCTCGTCGGCGTGAAGGCCTACTCGCTCGACGACGCGATGGACCAGTTTGCGCCGGCCGTCGGTGCCCACACGATGGTCCTGCCCATTCTCAACGGGTTGAAGCATATCGACGCTCTGACCGCCCGGTTCGGCGCCGCGCGCGTCCTCGGCGGGCTCGCGAACGTCAGTGCCGGGCTCGATGCGGACGGTCGTGTCGTTCAGTTCATGGCCAATCAGACGGTTGTTCTTGGCGAGATCGAGGGGATGTTGAGCGAGCGTGCGCTCGCGCTGGAGACGCTGCTTCAGGTTCCCGGCATCGACGTGCGCGCCAGCGAAACGATCATGCACGATATGTGGGAGAAATTCGTCCAGCTCAGCACGGTCGCCGGCATCACCTGCCTGATGCGCGCGAGTATCGGCGACATCCTGGCTGTGCCCAATGGCGAGCAGTTTATTTTCCGTCTGTTTGCGGAATGCTGTGCTGTCGCGACGGTTTCAGGTTTTGAGCCACGCGCTCCGTTCATCGAGTTCGACCGGAAGCTGTTCACCACCCAGGGTTCGCCGCTGAAGGCCTCGATGCTGCGCGATATCGAGCGCGGTTCGATCACCGAGGCGGAGCATATCCTGGGCGATATGGCCAATCGGGCCCTTACGCTCGGCATCGATACGTCGCTCTTGGATCTGGCCCGCGCGCATGTGGCGGCGTACGAAATCGGGCGGCGAAGGGCGGAGGGCTAA
- a CDS encoding NAD(P)-dependent oxidoreductase — protein MSKTTSKTIAILAPGAMGSAVARRLSENGARVLTSLKGRSEATLKRAADAGMIGAADEAIADADIILSIVPPGEAVALAERLAALIVRCEKKPVVVDCNAVNVDTVRGIEEIIGSAQAPFVDGGIIGFPPQPGGKSPAFYMSGEHAKDVAVLGNLGLDVRIVEGPVGAASALKMSYAGIVKGLAGIGSAMVVAATKAGAADALCDELALSQSAVLARLEVALPDMIPKAYRWVAEMREISGFLGPDHPASQIYEGFARWFEHLAEDAKGEAMDAELMKAFAARIAQKKA, from the coding sequence ATGTCCAAGACGACGTCGAAGACCATCGCGATCCTCGCGCCCGGCGCCATGGGCAGTGCCGTGGCCCGCCGCCTCAGCGAAAACGGCGCGCGCGTGCTGACGTCCCTGAAAGGACGTAGCGAGGCGACGTTGAAACGCGCAGCGGATGCCGGGATGATCGGCGCCGCGGACGAAGCGATCGCGGACGCCGACATCATTCTTTCGATCGTGCCGCCGGGCGAAGCCGTGGCACTCGCCGAACGGCTCGCGGCGCTGATCGTCCGCTGCGAGAAGAAGCCGGTCGTGGTGGACTGCAACGCCGTCAACGTCGACACGGTGCGAGGGATCGAGGAGATCATCGGCTCGGCGCAGGCGCCGTTCGTCGATGGCGGCATCATCGGTTTTCCGCCGCAGCCCGGTGGCAAGAGCCCGGCCTTCTACATGTCGGGCGAGCACGCCAAGGACGTCGCCGTGCTCGGGAATCTCGGCCTCGACGTGCGGATCGTCGAAGGCCCGGTCGGCGCGGCCTCCGCGCTCAAAATGTCCTACGCCGGCATCGTCAAGGGTCTCGCCGGCATCGGCTCGGCCATGGTGGTCGCGGCAACGAAAGCGGGCGCGGCGGATGCGCTGTGTGACGAGCTTGCGCTGAGCCAGTCCGCGGTCCTGGCGCGGCTCGAGGTCGCGCTGCCCGACATGATTCCGAAAGCCTATCGCTGGGTCGCGGAGATGCGGGAGATTTCCGGATTCCTCGGGCCCGACCATCCGGCCAGCCAGATCTACGAGGGCTTTGCGCGATGGTTCGAGCATCTGGCGGAGGATGCGAAGGGCGAAGCGATGGATGCGGAGCTGATGAAGGCGTTTGCTGCGCGCATCGCGCAGAAGAAGGCCTAG
- a CDS encoding DUF502 domain-containing protein, producing MTTRDDAPAPLDPLPEPHTGLMGRFRNYFLTGLVVTGPIAITLYLVWWFVTWVDGVVRPFVPLAYRPETYMPYVIPGWGLVVAFFTLTLVGFLAANLIGRTLVDVGETFLGRIPAVRAIYRGLKQVFETLFSGKGSSFRKVGLVEFPSPGMWSIVLISQSPNEDIARSLPGQEEHVSVFLPCSPNPTTGFFFYVPKSRIIEVDLTAEDAATLIMSAGVVQPGSAPDPKKAAALAGVANAARIANASALKAQPAKVE from the coding sequence ATGACCACCCGCGACGACGCGCCTGCGCCCCTCGATCCCCTCCCGGAACCGCATACCGGCCTGATGGGCCGTTTCCGCAATTATTTCCTGACCGGCCTCGTGGTGACGGGGCCGATCGCGATTACCCTTTATCTCGTGTGGTGGTTCGTCACCTGGGTCGACGGCGTGGTGCGACCGTTCGTGCCGCTCGCCTACCGGCCCGAGACCTATATGCCCTACGTCATTCCCGGCTGGGGACTGGTCGTCGCATTCTTCACGTTGACCCTGGTCGGCTTCCTCGCCGCCAATTTGATCGGACGGACGCTGGTCGACGTCGGTGAAACGTTCCTCGGCCGCATCCCCGCGGTGCGCGCGATCTATCGTGGCTTGAAGCAGGTGTTCGAGACGTTGTTCTCGGGCAAGGGGTCGAGCTTCCGGAAAGTGGGCCTGGTCGAGTTTCCTTCCCCCGGCATGTGGTCGATCGTGCTGATCTCGCAATCGCCGAACGAGGACATCGCGCGCAGCCTGCCTGGACAGGAAGAGCACGTCTCGGTGTTCCTGCCGTGCTCGCCCAACCCGACCACCGGTTTCTTCTTCTATGTCCCGAAGAGCAGGATCATCGAGGTCGACCTCACCGCCGAGGATGCCGCGACGCTGATCATGTCGGCCGGCGTGGTGCAGCCGGGCTCGGCGCCGGATCCGAAGAAGGCTGCCGCGCTCGCGGGCGTGGCCAACGCGGCGCGCATCGCCAACGCGTCGGCGCTCAAGGCTCAGCCTGCGAAAGTGGAGTAG